The DNA segment GGTTTCGTGGAGGATTGCTAGACAGCCAGGCTCTCGCATAGCTTAAACTGATAACCATTCAAGTTCGATGTGCAGGGTTAGGGCGGCAGCCGTTGGGTGGGCCAAGTTTTCATCTGCTCCCTCGGCAATCGGTGTTGCGGTCATTCTACGAGACCATATCTCGCCCCGCACATTTAATCCCATTCGACTCGTGGTTTGGGGCCTGCATGGATCTTCCCCCGTATCATGCGCCACATGATACGGGAGCGGCTGAAACATAGTGCTTTTATTTAATCAAACACACTTGTGGAAGCCATAGCGCTGGTCCGGAGCGATCAATTGCCAGAATACAGTATCACCTGAATTGAGATAATAATTTTCAAAGCTCATGCCTTCCATACCGTTGGTGCCGCCATGATTGGGGGTGCCATTAATCGAGTAAAACCAGAAGGCAAAATCTGCATTTGGATTCTTACTCAAGTCATAGCATGAGTTGCTGAGGTCGGCTGAGTTACTGGAACCATCTATGGTGATTTCAGAAACAAAGGACTCACCCTGGGTGTTATTCACTGTCTGGTAGCTAATGTTGTTCGGAAAGGCCTGAGCTGCGCCGAGCAACAGCCGGCCCACGGTCGTATAACCGGCCCCGAAGACAATTCGGAAGAAACGATATCTACTGTACGGACCCCCGTGAGCATCGACGGCTGCGTTTGTCTGACAGGTGTAGTTGTTACTCCCCTGGGGATAATACACAAACATGTAGAAGGTCCCACCGTTTGAACTTGCATGTTCGGATGCCCCTGCTGAAGCAACCTCGGAGGTAGCAGTGAGACAATCGCCTTGTACTGCTCCTGTTGAATTATGTATCACATTCTGGAGGAGGCGCAGGGAGCGGCGATACGAGCTCAATGAGCGAACAGCAGCAAAGCCACTCTTTGCAGTCGGAGGTAGGTGGACTACTGAGCGGCGCAGCACGGAGCGCTCAGCTTTTGTCAAGCCATGTGAGTTTTCTGAAACGAGCGGATCTTTGATGAATTGTTCTAAAGCTTCGTCGCTTGAGAGCAATGTCTGGATGTATGCATCCAATTTTGAGGTGCCTTTATGCATCATGAACAATATTAAACGATATTTGCAGAGCACCGCCTGCGGGAAAACTTTGCCCTCAGTGTAACGGCGTCACGCTATATACGCCTACGTAAAGAGTTTTTTACAAAATCGACTCGGCGACTTCATTTTGAACCAGGCTTGCCTGAGATAGGGTCAATATTTCATGGCCAAACGAGTGTCGCATCAGAATTCTTTTCCAGAATACCTGAAGGGGAGGCAGCCCTTTAATTGTAGGTCGGCAAACAAATTGGGCTATTCCTCTTCTTCCTCGTAATCGAGGAATTCATCCAAGGTGTCCACAAACTCCTGCAAGGCGCTCATGGGTAACATAATTGTGTCTCGCCGGCCGTTGACATCTTCGGTGATCTTTAAAACACGGCCTCGGTCGTTTTCTTTGAGGTCGAGATAGAACACTTTTCGGTCGGCGAAGACTTTCTCACTTTTGAGGAAATCACTCATATATTCTACGTTTTTGCGCGTTATGACCATCGCACCTTCGGCTTCTTTCAAGCTTTTTTCTCTAGGGTCATTTTTTAGCAGGTCTGCGTGAGGTGATTTGGTCGGTGACTGCGCTGTGAAATCTTAGAAGGGATTTTCGCCATTTTGGATACGGTGCATCTTCCCTTCCTCGAATTTGTAGACCTCGTCGGCGACATCGAAATACTTATCATCGTGCGTCGCTGCTAAGATTGTTTTTCCTTCAGCTTTAAGCTGGGGGAGGATTTCTTTATAGAAATAACGCCGGAAAGTGGGATCTTGATCGGCGGCCCATTCGTCGAAGATGAAGATAGGTTTGTCTTCGACCATTGTTAGCACCAGGGCAAGGCGTTTGCGCTGGCCGGTAGAGAGCTGAGTATTGGAAATGGCTCTGCCCGTCACTTTTGTGCGATCCTGTAGCTCCATCTTATGGATGAGTTGATCGATTCGGTCTTCGTCAAGGTCGTCGATGCCGTAGATCTGATCAAAGAGATGAAAGTCCGAAAAAACGGGTGAGAACAGGTTACGATAACGGCGATAGAGGCGTTTGCCCAAAACACGGCCGTTGATGTTAATGCTGCCTTCGCTCGGTGGGTAGAGGCCTGTGAAGAGTTTAATGAACGTGGATTTTCCACTGCCATTACCTCCGACGATGAAGACGATCTTACCGGGTTCTAATGTGAAGTCGACAGGACCGAGCTGAAACCGTCCTGGGCTACCATTGTTGTAGTGAAAAGAGATGCCTTTGCATTCGATATGCTCAAAGGGGAGAGGCTGTGAATCTTGAATCTCCGTATCTTCCAGCTCGGGCTGCAGGGTTTCGAGCTGTTGTTCAAGCTTGTCAATTTCGGTGACGGAGACAGTGGCCCGCGTGTAAAATGAGTAAGTGGTAACCATTTCACTGATGGGACCGACGATGAAAAGAATAACTGATGTAAGAGCGATAATGGTAGGGGCTAGGTCAATCTCGAGATTGGGCAAAATGAAGATCACAACAGCGAGCAGCACGTAGAAAGTGGTCTGTGATAACAACATGTTGCGGTTTACCAAATCCCCGACCTTGATCTTATAAGTCTGGGCTTCCATCGAAGATTTCCTCAGAGCGCTTTCGAAGAATGCGTTGTCCTTGCGGCTGTTGAGTTTGAGCTCTTTGAAGCCTTTGAGGAGGTCGTCGAAGGCCTTGTAAAACTGGCCTTCTTTCGCAGCCGTGGCCATGAGGTATTTTACCACGTCCTTCTGATTCGACATGTAGATGAGAATCGCCCCGCCAAGGACAGCGAGAGTCAGGAGAAAGGCTGTCTTGGAAATCATCAGGATATAGAAAGAAGAAACGATGATCAGCAGGACCGAAGAAGCAGCGTTGATAATCAAACCGGAGGCCTGAGAGATCACCATGGTGTGGGTGGAGACGACGGTTTGGAGGAGACCGGAGTCCATTTTCTCAAACGTGAGCAGGTCGGCTTTGCGCACCTTGTCGGCGATGCGGATACGCACCTGATCGACGATGCCTTCGACGATGATGTTCGTTTTATTGAGGACGTGGCGTTTGCTTGTGTAAAAGGCAAAGAAGGCGACGCCAAACATCAACAGGTAGGGAAAATTTAGATTTCCGGGGGCCGCCATCGGTGCTGCCGTCACGAGCACGGCCACCATGATGCCGTTGATTATGCCCGCAGCTGCGGTGAGCCAAAGAAGCTGAGCACCGAATTCCTTAGACTCGCGATTTAGGAAACGGAAAAATTCCAGAGACTGCTGCTGTTTTGCCATAATGGATACAGGACAGCGGGAGACGACAGCGGAAGGCGAAGCTTGTCTAGATCAAAGTCAGATCTATGAATTTATGACGCTCTTGTGGTGCTAGGTTCGTTCAATGCTATTTTGATAAAATCGCGATAGTATGAAATGAAGTTCCTTTTCCAGTTTCTGGATCCTTTGGTATGGACGCACCGATTTCGGGGATATTTCGCCAAGATTGGCGTGCCGGATCTTCACTCAGAAAAAGAGATTCCCAGGCAGCGGCTATGCTCTTTTCCCCATCACTCCAGAGAATGCGTGGGGCTGCCCTGGGAGCTACTCTGATTTTTTCTCGGTCAATAGACAGACGTTTCCACACACTTCCATCGGTTGAAATGAATGGTGCCGCTCCGCCCTCTGCTATCAGGTGTAGTCCATCGTCGATCACTGCACGGAAGTCGTTTCCATAGGGATTGAAGGAAAGCAGCTGCCATTGTTTACCGTCCATGGAGCGTTCACAGAGTTCTCTGCGGCCGACTGTGAGAAAATGGTTTTCACGAAAGATAATGTCACGGGCGTGTTTCTGCTGGGTCGCGAAGCTATCAATTTTTTCCCCGTTTGTCGTGGTCGCTTTAAAACCATTGTCAAGGTATCCAGTTTCGCTCCATTCGTGCGTACCAATGAGAACGAAAGTGTTGTTTCCAAACGCTAATTTCAGGGGTGTCAACTTGAGGTGATCTGGAAGTCTTGCCCCGGTTTCCCAATGTTCTCCGTCTTCCGAAATAATAAACCGGTTGCCCTCGATAGCGACAAACCGTCCATTGCAGAATGCTATCGAAGAGACGCGTTTTGGGCGAGGAGGCAGATTCTGCCAAGTTTCTCCATCGGCGCTGAACACGATCCTGCCTTTTTCAAAATCTCCTCCGACGGCGACAAATCTTCCATTGCCTGATGCGAGGTCCAAGAGGCTGTGCTCGGTGCTGTATTCGCTAAATATCGGGACAGATGCATGTTTCCAGTCGCTGACGTTGTCTGAATACAAGATATCAGTGCCCAAGCCGATGGCTACGAAACGCTGAGGGCTGCCTGGAAGCGTTGAAGCGAAAATGCAGAGGGCGAACATGAGCGTAAATTTCATAGAATTCAATCGGACTGGGTTTTAGATTGAAGATGCTCTTCAAGGAATGCATCTCGCAGCGCAATAAACTCTGGATCTGCCTTGATCCGATGACCGCCGGAATCTTCGAAGATATCGACTTGAACACCCTGATCGCGAAAGCGGTTTGTGTATGCAACGACACGGCGTTTGGGAGCAGCATTATCTTTGATTCCATACTTATACAAAATCGGGGGGTCTGTCGGGTCTGCGTAATCGACGGCGTTGGCGTGACGGCTGTAGTCGGAGAATTCTCTGATGGGTCCCCCGAATAAAACACTGTAAGGGCTATCATACCAATTGGGTTTCCAATGTTTCTTCTTAGATGGTCGCCGGGGGAAGGAAACGGCTCCATTCATACTTATTACAGCGAGGACGCTGCTGGGCTGATCGAGGTGCTCTCCCCGATCGAAAAGGTGAGGCGCATTACTCGTTATTCCGATCATATCTGCGAGATAACTTCCGGCAGAGAACCCCGCGACGGCCAAGCGCTCTGGATCTATATTGTAGTTAGCTGCATGAGCTCGCAACCAGCGAATAGCTGATTTGCAGTCTTCGATTTGAGCGGGCCAGGCAGCTTCGCGACTTCGACGATAGCCGACGCTTGCGACAGCGTAGCCTTGATCTGTGAGATGATGATAATCTCCGATGTTGTGCTTGTCTCCTC comes from the Opitutales bacterium genome and includes:
- a CDS encoding PUR family DNA/RNA-binding protein, with product MVITRKNVEYMSDFLKSEKVFADRKVFYLDLKENDRGRVLKITEDVNGRRDTIMLPMSALQEFVDTLDEFLDYEEEEE
- a CDS encoding cyclic peptide export ABC transporter, whose protein sequence is MAKQQQSLEFFRFLNRESKEFGAQLLWLTAAAGIINGIMVAVLVTAAPMAAPGNLNFPYLLMFGVAFFAFYTSKRHVLNKTNIIVEGIVDQVRIRIADKVRKADLLTFEKMDSGLLQTVVSTHTMVISQASGLIINAASSVLLIIVSSFYILMISKTAFLLTLAVLGGAILIYMSNQKDVVKYLMATAAKEGQFYKAFDDLLKGFKELKLNSRKDNAFFESALRKSSMEAQTYKIKVGDLVNRNMLLSQTTFYVLLAVVIFILPNLEIDLAPTIIALTSVILFIVGPISEMVTTYSFYTRATVSVTEIDKLEQQLETLQPELEDTEIQDSQPLPFEHIECKGISFHYNNGSPGRFQLGPVDFTLEPGKIVFIVGGNGSGKSTFIKLFTGLYPPSEGSININGRVLGKRLYRRYRNLFSPVFSDFHLFDQIYGIDDLDEDRIDQLIHKMELQDRTKVTGRAISNTQLSTGQRKRLALVLTMVEDKPIFIFDEWAADQDPTFRRYFYKEILPQLKAEGKTILAATHDDKYFDVADEVYKFEEGKMHRIQNGENPF
- a CDS encoding alpha/beta hydrolase; this encodes MNIVVRISTLIGLTLCLAETTLYGNDPEIPEPAGNVIVFRDVPYVTHGHPHQLLDIYLPGQEEQFPLIVWIHGGSWWGGDKHNIGDYHHLTDQGYAVASVGYRRSREAAWPAQIEDCKSAIRWLRAHAANYNIDPERLAVAGFSAGSYLADMIGITSNAPHLFDRGEHLDQPSSVLAVISMNGAVSFPRRPSKKKHWKPNWYDSPYSVLFGGPIREFSDYSRHANAVDYADPTDPPILYKYGIKDNAAPKRRVVAYTNRFRDQGVQVDIFEDSGGHRIKADPEFIALRDAFLEEHLQSKTQSD